In a single window of the Methanothrix harundinacea 6Ac genome:
- a CDS encoding DUF1699 family protein codes for MKIRIINSSKEISRLDPKERVVHVSFPLTTSALLELAKKCPKLEGIQVPPSRLANMGGRSLILLEVLGVRIFEGSIQGYRTDRAEYITIDDGLILQRAGELRAEGWTPGRSWRKWLRRRGSRRGWWGSSWIRGLRPSPLR; via the coding sequence ATGAAGATCCGAATCATCAACTCCAGTAAGGAGATATCCAGGCTTGATCCAAAAGAGAGGGTGGTCCATGTGTCTTTCCCCCTCACTACCTCCGCTCTCCTGGAGCTGGCAAAAAAATGCCCCAAATTAGAGGGTATCCAGGTTCCCCCATCACGGCTTGCGAATATGGGGGGTCGGTCCTTGATCCTTCTGGAGGTCCTGGGGGTTAGGATTTTCGAGGGCTCCATTCAGGGTTATAGGACGGATCGGGCCGAATACATCACCATAGATGACGGCCTGATCCTCCAGAGGGCGGGGGAGCTCCGGGCAGAGGGCTGGACTCCGGGGAGATCGTGGCGAAAGTGGCTGAGGAGGCGGGGGTCTCGCCGGGGCTGGTGGGGTTCATCTTGGATTCGAGGGCTTAGGCCGTCGCCTCTTCGATGA